One Arvicanthis niloticus isolate mArvNil1 chromosome 13, mArvNil1.pat.X, whole genome shotgun sequence genomic window carries:
- the Rnf139 gene encoding E3 ubiquitin-protein ligase RNF139 produces the protein MAAVGPPQQQVRMAQQQVWAALEVALRVPCLYIIDAIFNSYYDSSQSRFCIGLQIFLRLLGIVVSSIVLILSQRSLFKFYMYSSAFLLAATSVLVNYYAALHIDFYGAYNTSAFGIELLPRKGPSLWMALIVLQLTFGIGYVTLLQIQSIYSQLIILNILVPVIGLITELPLHIRETLVFTSSLILIFNTALVLAVKLKWFYYSTRYVYLLVRHMYRIYGLQLLMEDTWKRIRFPDILRVFWLTRITAQATVLMYILRMANETESFFISWDDFWDVICNLIISGCDSTLTVLGMSAVISSIAHYLGLGILAFIGSTEEDDRRLGFVAPVLFFILALQTGLSGLRPEERLIRLSRNMCLLLTAVLHFIHGMTDPVLMSLSASHVSSFHRHFPVLFVSACLFILPVLLSYVLWHHYALNTWLFAVTAFCVELCLKVIVSLTVYTLFMIDGYYNVLWEKLDDYVYFVRSTGNIIEFIFGVVMFGNGAYTMMFESGSKIRACMMCLHAYFNIYLQVKNGWKTFMNRRTAVKKINSLPEIKGSHLQEIDDVCAICYHEFTTSARITPCNHYFHALCLRKWLYIQDTCPMCHQKVYIEDDIKDNSNVSNNNGFIAPNENPNPEEALREDAAGSDRELNEDDSTDCDDDTQRERNGGIQHTGAAAAAEFNDDTD, from the exons ATGGCGGCGGTGGGGCCCCCGCAGCAGCAGGTGCGGATGGCCCAGCAGCAGGTCTGGGCGGCGCTCGAAGTGGCGCTCCGGGTTCCCTGCCTCTACATCATCGACGCCATCTTCAACTCCTACTACGATTCCAGCCAAAGCCGGTTCTGCATCGGGCTTCAGATCTTTCTCCGGCTCCTCG gTATAGTTGTATCCAGTATTGTTCTGATCTTGTCACAGCGATCACTTTTCAAGTTTTACATGTACAGCTCAGCCTTTCTGTTAGCTGCAACTTCAGTGTTGGTGAATTACTATGCTGCTTTGCACATTGACTTCTATGGTGCCTACAACACGTCAGCGTTTGGAATCGAGTTGCTTCCTCGGAAAGGGCCCTCGCTGTGGATGGCACTCATCGTTCTGCAGCTAACCTTTGGAATTGGATATGTCACACTGCTCCAGATTCAGTCCATCTACTCGCAGTTAATTATTTTGAATATCTTGGTTCCTGTAATCGGCTTAATCACAGAGCTACCATTACACATCAGAGAGACATTAGTTTTCACATCTTCCTTGATTCTCATATTTAACACAGCGCTTGTCTTGGCAGTGAAACTTAAGTGGTTTTATTATTCTACTCGGTATGTTTACTTGTTAGTGAGGCATATGTACCGAATTTATGGATTACAGTTGCTGATGGAGGACACATGGAAGAGGATTCGTTTCCCAGACATACTTCGGGTCTTCTGGCTAACAAGAATTACAGCTCAGGCTACAGTGTTAATGTACATTTTAAGGATGGCAAATGAAACTGagtccttctttatttcttgggATGATTTCTGGGATGTCATTTGCAATCTCATAATTAGTGGCTGTGACTCTACACTAACTGTACTGGGCATGAGCGCTGTGATTTCTTCAATAGCCCATTATTTGGGCCTTGGAATATTGGCCTTTATTGGATCGACTGAAGAAGATGACAGGCGGCTTGGCTTTGTAGcacctgttttatttttcattttggctCTTCAGACTGGTTTAAGTGGGCTGAGACCTGAAGAGAGACTTATTCGCTTAAGTAGAAACATGTGCCTTTTATTAACTGCAGTCCTGCATTTCATCCATGGAATGACAGACCCCGTATTAATGTCTCTCAGTGCCTCCCATGTGTCATCTTTCCATAGACATTTCCCTGTGCTGTTTGTCTCTGCTTGCCTGTTCATTCTTCCTGTCTTACTCAGTTATGTTCTTTGGCATCACTATGCACTAAATACATGGCTGTTTGCAGTTACAGCCTTCTGTGTGGAACTCTGCTTGAAAGTAATAGTTTCCCTCACTGTCTACACGCTATTCATGATTGATGGCTACTATAATGTCCTCTGGGAAAAGCTTGATGATTATGTCTACTTTGTTCGCTCGACAGGCAATATTATTGAATTTATATTTGGAGTAGTAATGTTTGGGAATGGGGCCTATACCATGATGTTTGAGTCAGGAAGTAAAATTCGGGCTTGTATGATGTGCCTACATGCATATTTTAACATCTACTTACAAGTAAAAAATGGCTGGAAGACATTCATGAATCGTAGAACTGCTGTTAAGAAAATTAATTCACTTCCTGAAATAAAAGGGAGCCACTTGCAAGAAATAGATGATGTATGTGCAATCTGCTATCATGAGTTTACAACATCTGCTCGTATTACGCCATGTAACCATTATTTCCATGCACTCTGTCTTCGGAAATGGCTGTACATTCAAGATACTTGTCCAATGTGCCATCAGAAAGTGTACATCGAAGATGATATCAAGGATAACTCAAATGTATCTAACAACAATGGATTTATTGCACCCAATGAAAATCCAAACCCAGAGGAAGCTTTAAGAGAAGATGCTGCTGGATCTGACCGAGAATTGAACGAGGATGACAGTACAGACTGTGATGATGAcactcaaagagaaagaa